A genome region from Tolypothrix sp. PCC 7712 includes the following:
- a CDS encoding SIMPL domain-containing protein: MLRAALSGSRFNVGNFCKTLPLALLVCVTFIQPGLAQEKEKLWRTLTVSGRGMESIPTTLSLVNLGVEIQGKTAQEVQQEAAQRSAAVVALLKSRNVEKLQTTGIRLNPVYSYTNNVQRITGYAASNTVSFRIATEKAGPLLDEAVKAGATQINGISFVATDEAIAAAQKQALKEATQDAQAQAQAVFGSLGLTSKEVVSIQVNGASAPPPLPVLYRAESAKLAQADASTPVIGGEQQVEASVTLQISY; the protein is encoded by the coding sequence ATGTTGAGAGCCGCTTTATCCGGTTCACGGTTTAACGTTGGCAATTTTTGTAAAACCCTACCTTTAGCTCTGCTTGTCTGTGTAACTTTTATACAACCAGGGTTAGCTCAAGAAAAAGAAAAATTGTGGCGTACTCTGACTGTGAGTGGTCGTGGTATGGAATCAATTCCTACTACCCTATCTTTAGTTAACTTAGGGGTAGAAATTCAGGGTAAAACAGCCCAGGAAGTACAGCAAGAAGCAGCCCAGCGTTCAGCAGCAGTAGTGGCGCTACTCAAGAGCCGGAATGTGGAGAAGTTACAAACCACAGGTATTCGTTTGAATCCAGTTTATAGTTATACCAATAACGTGCAGCGAATTACTGGGTATGCTGCTAGCAATACCGTTAGTTTTCGGATTGCAACAGAAAAAGCTGGCCCCTTATTGGACGAAGCTGTAAAAGCTGGTGCTACACAAATTAATGGTATTAGTTTTGTGGCAACTGATGAAGCGATCGCAGCTGCTCAAAAGCAAGCACTCAAAGAAGCTACCCAAGACGCGCAAGCACAAGCACAAGCAGTTTTCGGTTCCTTGGGTTTGACATCTAAAGAAGTAGTAAGCATTCAAGTTAACGGTGCGAGTGCGCCCCCACCATTACCTGTTTTATACCGTGCTGAGTCTGCGAAGCTAGCTCAAGCTGATGCTTCGACTCCAGTAATTGGTGGCGAACAGCAAGTAGAAGCATCGGTGACATTGCAAATTAGTTATTAG
- a CDS encoding EVE domain-containing protein — MAYWLLKTEPDSYSYSDLAIEGSTVWDGVNNPLALKHLRTMVIGDLALIYHTGKERQVVGIAEIVSQPYADPALNDAKRTVVDVRAIQKVKQPVTLAQIKQDSFFKDFDLLRLSRLSVVPVSESYWQRLMQLANNK; from the coding sequence ATGGCGTATTGGCTGCTGAAAACTGAACCCGATAGTTATTCCTACTCTGATTTAGCAATAGAAGGCAGTACAGTTTGGGATGGAGTCAACAATCCTCTAGCTTTAAAACATCTGCGAACAATGGTGATTGGTGACTTGGCTTTGATTTACCATACAGGGAAAGAACGGCAGGTTGTAGGTATAGCAGAGATAGTCAGTCAACCTTACGCCGATCCAGCATTAAATGATGCCAAACGTACAGTTGTAGATGTACGGGCAATACAGAAAGTCAAACAGCCAGTTACCTTAGCTCAAATCAAGCAAGATAGTTTTTTTAAAGACTTTGACTTACTAAGACTTTCTAGATTATCTGTCGTCCCAGTTTCAGAATCCTATTGGCAACGCTTAATGCAGTTAGCAAACAACAAATGA
- a CDS encoding cation:proton antiporter, whose translation MQFLNAISSSVPLLASATETVDSSMVMAAVLLSLVVIYFASKVGGELSNRVGLPPVLGELVGGVVVGISVLHLLVFPEGGTDSSSSLIIAFLQSTAGLTPQAADGVFAAQSEVISVLAELGVIVLLFEIGLESNLKDLMAVGIQATIVAVVGVVAPFAAGTVGLMTLFGIDAVPAIFAGAALTATSIGITSKVLSEIGRLNSKEGQIILGAAVIDDVLGIIVLAVVASLAKDGEVDVTKVIFLIISATTFLLGAILLGNFFNKSFVSIVNRLKTRGELVIPAFIFAFVMAYLAAVIQLEAILGAFAAGLVLEETDKRKELQKQVIPIADMLVPIFFVTVGAKTDLGVLNPAIPTNREGLIMASFLIIVAIIGKVITGLTVFGQPEINRLAIGVGMIPRGEVGLVFAGVGAASGALSKPLGAAIIMMVILTTFLAPPLLRFVFPDPASETTDTETLVLDGAGATSLTIEEPQLMTAQSPDVANLESAPDSSET comes from the coding sequence ATGCAGTTTTTAAATGCAATCAGCTCCTCTGTTCCCCTGTTGGCCAGCGCCACAGAAACAGTAGACAGTTCAATGGTAATGGCAGCAGTGCTGCTAAGTTTAGTGGTAATTTACTTCGCCAGCAAAGTTGGCGGAGAGTTATCTAACAGGGTTGGTTTACCCCCAGTTTTAGGCGAACTGGTAGGCGGTGTTGTCGTCGGTATCTCTGTGTTGCACCTTTTAGTATTTCCTGAAGGTGGCACAGATAGTTCTAGTTCTTTAATTATTGCCTTCCTACAATCTACTGCTGGGTTAACTCCACAAGCTGCTGATGGTGTGTTTGCAGCGCAGTCAGAAGTGATTTCTGTGTTAGCAGAATTGGGTGTAATCGTTCTGCTATTTGAAATTGGTTTGGAGTCGAACTTAAAAGACTTAATGGCGGTTGGTATCCAAGCCACAATTGTTGCAGTCGTCGGAGTAGTAGCACCTTTTGCTGCAGGTACTGTGGGGTTGATGACTTTGTTTGGTATCGATGCTGTTCCAGCGATTTTTGCTGGCGCAGCCTTGACTGCTACAAGTATTGGGATTACGTCCAAGGTACTTTCAGAAATTGGACGACTCAATTCTAAAGAAGGGCAGATTATTCTAGGTGCGGCTGTAATTGATGACGTACTAGGAATTATTGTCTTGGCAGTGGTTGCTAGCTTGGCTAAAGATGGTGAAGTAGATGTCACTAAAGTTATTTTTCTCATTATCAGTGCAACTACTTTCCTGCTAGGCGCAATTTTGCTAGGCAATTTTTTCAACAAGTCTTTTGTATCCATCGTCAACCGTCTCAAAACCCGGGGTGAATTGGTAATTCCAGCATTCATCTTTGCCTTTGTGATGGCATATCTCGCTGCTGTAATCCAATTAGAAGCAATTTTGGGAGCTTTTGCGGCTGGTTTAGTCTTGGAAGAGACGGATAAGCGTAAAGAATTGCAAAAGCAAGTCATTCCCATTGCCGATATGTTAGTGCCAATTTTCTTTGTCACTGTCGGTGCAAAAACTGATTTGGGTGTATTAAACCCTGCTATTCCCACTAATCGGGAAGGTTTAATCATGGCTAGTTTCCTGATTATCGTAGCCATTATTGGAAAAGTAATTACAGGCTTAACGGTATTTGGTCAGCCAGAAATCAACCGTTTAGCCATTGGTGTGGGGATGATTCCCAGAGGTGAAGTAGGATTGGTATTTGCTGGTGTTGGTGCTGCTAGTGGGGCACTCTCCAAACCACTGGGAGCAGCAATTATCATGATGGTAATTTTGACAACCTTTTTGGCACCACCTCTGTTACGGTTTGTCTTTCCAGATCCAGCTAGCGAAACAACAGATACAGAGACATTGGTATTAGATGGTGCTGGTGCTACATCCTTAACAATCGAAGAACCTCAGTTGATGACCGCACAATCGCCAGATGTAGCTAATTTAGAATCGGCTCCGGATTCTTCAGAGACTTAA
- a CDS encoding N-acetylmuramoyl-L-alanine amidase, producing MNLNWLIPGTLGTVLLLASPTLAARLDSWRFDANQNQLEINTMGAVQPKAQLLFNPTRLVIDLPQTVFGRPQVTQNFGGAVRSIRVGQFDQETTRIVVEINPGYTIDPKRVQFTPINDSRWLVKLPDPEVVKIPSGDRNVYNPAATDAAPQPELPPLINATAGVTQIQRLRVTGDGFFILTSGGNPKIEVNRTEDKKLINIDISGAALSPRFDQQDILINRYGVNRIQFKQLQNQPPVVRMTMRVESNSPDWRAMSSRVGELVVLPNNSGVASSEDNNRPPVTSSSNSPANIQSVELAGNGTQLLIRADQAVSATGGWDRSSGLFRITIPNAKVSPRVQGPALDATSPILRVRLQPQEPNTVVVLVQPASGVQIGELNQVGSQLIALQLQRFSQVRPPLDLPPRSPSDLPDNNLPLPGSGSTIPNGRMVVLIDPGHGGKDPGAIGIGGVREKDIILPIGIRVAQILQQNGVQVIMSRNSDYFVSLEGRVVMAARARADVFVSIHANSAGAGRPDVNGLETYYYDSGLSLARIVHSNILQSLNIRDRGVRRARFYVLRKSSMPSILVETGYLTGQVDVANLQSSNYQNQMAEAIARGILQYLKQR from the coding sequence TTGAATCTAAATTGGTTAATACCTGGTACGTTAGGAACTGTTTTGTTGCTAGCATCACCAACATTGGCAGCGAGGCTAGATTCTTGGCGTTTTGATGCCAATCAAAACCAGCTAGAAATCAATACGATGGGTGCTGTGCAACCGAAGGCACAATTACTTTTCAACCCTACTCGTCTAGTAATTGATCTACCACAAACTGTATTTGGCCGTCCCCAAGTCACGCAAAATTTTGGCGGAGCAGTTCGCTCAATTCGTGTGGGACAGTTTGACCAAGAAACAACCCGCATCGTAGTCGAAATCAACCCAGGCTATACCATAGACCCCAAGCGGGTACAATTTACCCCGATTAATGACAGCCGTTGGCTGGTAAAATTACCCGATCCAGAAGTGGTGAAAATACCATCTGGCGATCGCAATGTTTACAATCCAGCTGCAACAGATGCTGCACCTCAACCTGAGTTACCCCCGTTGATAAACGCCACAGCAGGAGTGACTCAAATTCAGAGATTACGAGTCACGGGTGATGGATTTTTTATCTTGACTAGTGGTGGTAACCCGAAGATAGAAGTGAATCGGACTGAGGACAAAAAGTTAATTAATATCGATATCTCTGGCGCTGCTTTATCACCAAGGTTTGACCAACAGGATATCTTAATTAACCGCTATGGCGTGAATCGGATTCAATTCAAGCAATTACAAAATCAACCGCCTGTAGTGCGGATGACAATGCGGGTAGAGAGTAATAGCCCTGATTGGCGGGCTATGAGTAGCAGGGTTGGTGAGTTAGTTGTTTTGCCCAATAATAGTGGCGTGGCATCCAGCGAAGATAATAATCGACCGCCTGTAACATCTTCTAGCAACTCCCCAGCCAATATTCAATCTGTAGAATTAGCGGGGAACGGCACACAATTGCTGATTCGTGCTGACCAAGCTGTATCTGCAACAGGTGGTTGGGATAGATCTTCTGGTTTGTTCCGCATTACAATTCCCAATGCTAAGGTATCTCCCAGGGTTCAAGGGCCAGCTTTAGATGCTACTAGTCCAATTTTGCGGGTAAGACTCCAACCCCAAGAACCAAATACAGTGGTTGTCTTAGTTCAGCCAGCATCCGGAGTGCAAATTGGCGAACTTAACCAAGTTGGTAGTCAGCTAATAGCGCTACAATTACAACGCTTTTCCCAAGTTAGACCACCTCTCGATTTACCACCGCGATCGCCTTCAGATCTACCAGATAACAATCTTCCCCTACCTGGTTCAGGTTCCACAATTCCCAATGGGCGAATGGTAGTGCTAATTGACCCCGGACATGGCGGTAAAGACCCAGGAGCCATTGGGATTGGTGGAGTGCGTGAGAAGGATATCATCCTCCCCATTGGCATAAGAGTGGCACAGATATTGCAGCAAAATGGCGTGCAAGTAATTATGAGCCGTAATTCTGACTATTTTGTCAGCTTGGAAGGGCGAGTTGTGATGGCAGCCAGAGCAAGAGCTGATGTCTTTGTCAGTATTCATGCTAATTCAGCAGGTGCAGGTCGTCCTGATGTGAATGGATTAGAAACGTATTATTACGACAGTGGTCTCAGTTTGGCTCGCATTGTTCATAGCAACATTCTCCAAAGTTTAAATATCAGAGACCGCGGAGTGCGACGAGCTAGATTTTATGTCCTCAGAAAAAGTTCTATGCCTTCTATTTTGGTAGAAACTGGCTATTTAACTGGTCAAGTGGATGTTGCCAACCTCCAAAGCTCAAATTATCAAAATCAAATGGCGGAAGCGATCGCTCGCGGTATCCTCCAGTATCTTAAACAAAGATAA
- a CDS encoding N-acetylmuramoyl-L-alanine amidase, producing MKLHWLLPGTFGTIFILSSPAFAARLESWRFDANQNQLEINTAGGVQPKAQLIFNPTRLVIDLPQTVFGRPQVTQPVGGGIRSVRVGQFDPETTRIVVELNPGYTIDPQQIKFTGITASRWSVKLPNPKMEQVSASNNLPEQQTPVPRTITPAKPPATSLPPRNIYNVVRTAPVTPIDNRTAVNSNSGATQIQKLQPTGDGFFIRTSGGNPKIQVNRTEDRKTINIDIAGAALAPTFEQQDVSINRYGVNRIQFSQLQSQPPVVRMTMRVDSNSPDWRASNSSVGGFVLLPNSGGVRLPAGNNNANVVIPSTNSPATIQSVELAGNGTQLIIRGDQALSATGGWDRSSGLFRITIPNAKLAPRVNGPDLNASSPILRVKLQPQEPNTVVVYVQPAAGVQIGELNQIGNQLVALQLQRSRAITSPRIPPVALPPLPPTQGQLPDPADNPRTIPQPTPRPTVPRGKLLVVIDPGHGGKDSGAPGLGGLLEKDVVLPIGKRVASILQQNGVQVVLTRDADFFVELQGRVDIAERVNATLFVSIHANSVDRRPDVNGLEVYYYDSGYGLAETVRKSILQNIGTIKDRGTRKARFYVLRKSSMPSILVETGYMTGREDNPRLGNPDYQNRMAEAIANGILKYLQRR from the coding sequence GTGAAATTACACTGGTTACTACCCGGTACTTTTGGAACCATCTTCATACTGTCGTCGCCGGCATTTGCAGCGAGACTAGAATCTTGGCGTTTTGATGCCAATCAAAATCAGTTAGAAATCAACACCGCCGGTGGCGTACAACCAAAGGCGCAACTCATTTTCAACCCTACTCGTTTGGTAATTGATTTACCACAAACTGTATTTGGTCGTCCTCAGGTAACCCAACCAGTAGGCGGCGGAATTCGTTCAGTGCGTGTGGGACAGTTCGACCCAGAAACAACTCGTATTGTGGTCGAACTGAACCCAGGGTACACCATAGACCCGCAACAAATAAAATTTACAGGTATCACTGCCAGTCGGTGGTCAGTAAAGTTACCGAATCCCAAAATGGAGCAGGTGTCTGCGTCTAATAATCTTCCAGAGCAACAAACACCAGTTCCTCGAACTATCACTCCTGCTAAACCACCAGCCACCTCATTACCGCCGAGAAATATTTACAACGTAGTCAGAACCGCCCCGGTTACTCCCATCGATAATCGCACTGCGGTTAACTCTAATTCAGGCGCAACTCAAATTCAAAAATTACAACCCACAGGTGATGGATTTTTTATCCGTACCAGTGGCGGTAACCCCAAAATTCAGGTCAACCGCACTGAAGACAGAAAGACAATTAATATTGATATTGCTGGGGCTGCTTTGGCACCCACATTTGAGCAGCAGGATGTCTCAATTAACCGCTATGGCGTGAATCGCATTCAATTTAGCCAATTACAATCTCAACCGCCTGTCGTGCGGATGACAATGCGGGTAGATAGCAATAGTCCCGATTGGCGAGCCAGTAATAGCAGTGTGGGTGGCTTTGTACTTTTACCCAATAGTGGTGGAGTGAGATTACCTGCAGGGAATAACAATGCCAATGTTGTCATCCCCAGTACCAACTCTCCAGCGACAATTCAATCTGTAGAATTAGCTGGGAATGGTACGCAGTTAATAATTCGCGGTGACCAAGCTTTGTCTGCTACAGGTGGTTGGGATAGATCCTCTGGCTTGTTTCGCATTACTATTCCTAATGCTAAGTTAGCTCCTAGGGTGAACGGGCCCGACTTAAACGCCAGTAGCCCGATTCTGCGAGTGAAACTACAACCCCAAGAACCAAATACAGTAGTTGTCTATGTTCAACCAGCAGCAGGCGTACAAATTGGCGAACTTAACCAAATTGGGAATCAGTTAGTAGCATTACAACTACAACGCTCTCGAGCAATTACATCGCCCAGAATACCCCCTGTAGCTTTACCACCCTTACCACCCACCCAAGGGCAATTACCAGACCCCGCAGATAATCCCCGAACTATACCGCAGCCAACACCACGTCCCACAGTTCCTAGAGGCAAATTATTAGTAGTGATTGACCCCGGACATGGTGGTAAGGATTCTGGTGCACCTGGCTTAGGCGGACTGCTAGAAAAAGATGTGGTTTTACCCATTGGCAAACGAGTAGCCTCGATTTTGCAGCAAAATGGCGTACAAGTAGTGTTGACTAGGGATGCTGACTTCTTTGTAGAACTTCAGGGACGGGTAGATATCGCCGAGCGAGTAAATGCGACTTTGTTTGTCAGCATTCATGCTAACTCAGTTGATCGTCGCCCTGATGTGAATGGATTAGAAGTATATTATTACGACAGCGGTTACGGTCTAGCCGAAACTGTCCGCAAGTCGATTCTCCAGAATATCGGCACTATCAAAGACCGAGGTACGCGTAAAGCGCGATTCTACGTCCTCAGAAAGAGTTCTATGCCTTCAATTTTGGTAGAAACTGGCTATATGACTGGTCGAGAAGACAATCCGAGACTAGGTAACCCAGATTACCAAAATCGCATGGCAGAAGCGATCGCTAATGGCATTCTCAAGTACTTACAAAGAAGGTAA
- the murI gene encoding glutamate racemase translates to MYSSSIFEGNLYNFSEQEPQRAPIGIFDSGVGGLTVLRQVYRQLPNESVIYFGDTARLPYGIRSQAEILQYVREILTWMQQQQVKMVIMACNTSSALALDIVRAEFNLPILGVILPGARAAVQQGKRIGVIATPATAKSNAYKQAILEIDPHVQVWQVGCPEFVPLIEQNRIHDPYTTEVARSYLEPLIKQEIDTLVYGCTHYPHLAPVLRSLLPAHVKLVDPAVNVVAACIQDLDLLGLRNTHPPLPTRFAVSGCAQQFAQSGLQWLGYTPLVEEVSFSEAKASHL, encoded by the coding sequence GTGTATTCATCTTCCATCTTTGAAGGCAATCTTTATAATTTTTCCGAGCAAGAACCACAACGCGCCCCGATAGGTATCTTTGATAGCGGCGTGGGTGGTTTAACGGTATTACGACAAGTTTATCGGCAACTTCCTAACGAATCTGTTATTTATTTTGGCGATACAGCGCGACTGCCCTATGGCATTCGTTCACAAGCAGAAATTCTACAGTATGTGCGCGAAATTTTGACCTGGATGCAACAGCAACAGGTCAAAATGGTAATTATGGCTTGTAACACCAGTTCGGCTTTAGCTTTAGATATTGTCCGCGCAGAATTTAATCTGCCTATTCTTGGCGTGATTCTCCCAGGAGCTAGAGCCGCGGTGCAACAAGGCAAGCGGATTGGTGTGATTGCTACCCCCGCCACGGCTAAAAGTAATGCTTATAAGCAAGCGATACTAGAGATTGATCCTCATGTCCAAGTCTGGCAAGTTGGTTGCCCAGAATTTGTGCCTCTAATTGAGCAAAACCGGATTCATGACCCCTACACCACTGAAGTGGCTCGCTCATATTTAGAACCCTTAATCAAGCAGGAAATCGATACTTTAGTTTACGGCTGTACCCATTATCCTCACCTTGCCCCTGTCCTGCGATCGCTTCTTCCTGCTCATGTGAAGCTAGTTGATCCAGCAGTTAATGTTGTCGCCGCTTGTATCCAAGATTTAGACTTATTAGGTTTAAGGAATACCCATCCCCCACTACCCACACGCTTTGCGGTTAGCGGCTGTGCCCAACAGTTTGCCCAATCAGGATTACAGTGGTTAGGCTATACTCCATTAGTTGAGGAAGTTAGCTTCAGTGAAGCTAAAGCTTCTCACTTATAA